The following DNA comes from Hymenobacter sp. J193.
TCAGTACGTCCCAGTCGTTTTTGAGGGAGTCGCCGTGGTGAATTTCAAACTCGGTATCCTTCACGCCGTGGAGCAGCATGTTCATGCGCGCCAGGTTGTAGGTGGTAATGTTGAGTTCCTGACCGTAAATCTTGCCTATGCCGTGCGGGCCCATATGTTTCCGAACATTCAGCAGCAACGAGCCCGACCCACAAGTGATGTCCAGAACTCTTTCCAGCTTGGCGCGCTTGCCAGCGGCGGGGTTCTGGCCGTCGAGTACTACGATGTCGGACAGGATGGTTGAAATAGGCTGGGGCGTGTAGAACTCGCCGGCCTTCTTACCCGAACCTGATGCAAACTGGCCGATGAGGTACTCGTAGGCGTCGCCCAGCGTGTCGGCGTCAGTCGAGAAGCCGCCGATGCCTTCGGCGATTTTCTGGATGATGTTGCAGAGCTTGGCGTTGCGCTCGGCGTAGGTGCGGCCCAGCTTTTCGGAGTTGAGGTTGATTTCCGAAAACAGGCCCTGGAAAGTGCTGTCGAAGGATTGGGTTTCGATGAACTTGAAGCCCTTTTCGAGGGTGTCGAGCAGGTCGGTGCTGTGGGTACGGGCTAGCTCGGCAATGTGGCTCCACAGGTGTTGCGGCTCTATCACGTAGTGCACGCGGCGGCGCATGAGCTGCTCAAACGCGGGCACGTCGGCGCGGTTCTCACCGTACCAGATTTCGAGCGGGGTGAAGGCGCCCAACGTTTTCAGGACATCCGCCGGGGTGTCCGGGTAATCGGTGCCCAGCTCCTTTTTCGCGGCGGTTTCGTAGTTATCGGAGAGGTAGCGCAGGAACAGGAACGACAGCATGTAGTCGCGGAAGTCGTCGGCGTTCATCGCGCCCCGCAACTGGTCGGCAATGTTCCAGAGGGTTTTGCCCAGCTGTTGTTGTTGGTTTTGGGTACTCATGGTTAGGCAGTAACGGGGCTTACTTCCGGAAACAGGGCCGGATTGAAGCGGTAATTGGTCATGAAATCAGTGAGGATGCGCCGGAAATATTCTTTGTTTTCCGGCAGCATTTCCCGGGGCTCAAACAGCGAATAATTGCCGTGGCTGAGAATGTTGATGATGCGGGCGTGGACGTTGCCGTCCACGTCGTCGGGGGCTTGCCGGATGCAGGCCGAAAAATTGCCGAACCCGTGGAAGCTAGCCGTTTTTCTAGCACGCCGCGCAAGATGTTGAAGTGGTAGGTGTACAGCTTGCCGTCGGGTGCGGTGGCGGCCTGGTACAGGTCGCGGATAAGCGAAACGTGGTGGAAGAATGGCGTATCGGTGGTGTCCTGCACCGCGTAGGTGCCATCGGCGGTGTTCTTGCTCAGGAAATACTTCACGGCGTTGCCCAGCTCGTTGTGCATCACATTGAAGAAAAGCGAGTGGTGCGAGGATATAACCGTTTTGATGGTATTGCCCGGCCGTTTGAGCAGTTGGGCCAGGTGGCTGGCCACGGCAATGGCATTGTTGTCGTCGAGCGAAGAAATCGGGTCGTCGATGTAGAGGTACTTCACCCAGCTGTAGGCGCTGCCCTCTTCCGCATCCACGGCCAGCTGGGCCACGGCTAGAAAAAAGCACCAGACGAAGATGTTTTCTTCGCCCCGGCTCACTTTGATGAAGTCGGCGCGCTCCGTGGCGTCCGCTACCCGAATGTCGCGGTGAAACTGGACGAAGCCCGCCTCGTAGTCGATGGTGAAGTCGAAATCGGCGTAGCGCTGCAGGAGCGGGCGGATGCGGTTGTCCATCTCCAGCTCCCGCAGCCCGTTAAAAAAGCGCGACTCTGTGTTTAGGAGCAGGCGGCGCTCGGTGTCGTTCTCCAAATCGTTGTGCCAGGAAAACAGGTCTTCCGTAAACGCATTGAAGTAGAGGGTATCGGCCGCGTCGGCGGTTTTGCCCGCGTCTTTGAACGCCACCGATAGGCGCGTTTTGCCCGTGCCGTTGTAGGCGTAGAGCAGGATGTACTTCTTATTTGCCAGCGTGGCCCGGAAATGCGTGGCCAGCTCGGCTAAGGTGGGAAATGTCATACGGCGGCCTCAAGTAGCGCTGGAAACAGCCTCTGCATCAACCCTTTCTTATGAAGTTTGAGGGCTTCTATCTTTTGGCTTTGCGCCGTGATACTGTCATCGAGAGCGGAAAGGCACTCGGCAATTTTCTTTTGTTCCTCTAGTTCGGGAACATAAAATATGTATTTAAGTAGCTGGTTTCCATTTATGGAATTAATTGTTGCTCCTAAATCTTCAGAAACCTGCTTGTTGTATGAATCACTCTGAAGAAGTTGGAAAACGAAAGCTGGATTAGGTGACCTAAAAACAGTCATGAATGCGCCATGAGTACATAGCGGCATTCCGTCAGGAATAAGGGCATTTTTACCAATCAACGCTTTGGAGCCGTTTCGAACGCAAATCAGAATATCGTTTGGTTTTGACAGGTTTGCTCCCTTAACCGTTGGTGTAACATACACACAATCGTCAAGAGCAATTTTGCCGTTTTGAACGTTACTTGACCTCAACACAAGCAAACCATTTTCCCTAACATCTTTGGGACTATATGTTAGGCCAGAAACAAGGTTACCAAGTTGCCCGAACTTCTTCTCTTCCCACTCCCCCGCATCCTGAAACTCTGAAAACCTTAGCTTGGGCACCGTTTCTCCTTCGGCGGGAAAGAGTGCCTGCATTAGCCCCCTCTTGTGTGCTTGGAGCGCTGCCAGCTTAGCATTTTGCGCGGTGATGAGGTCGTCGAGGGAAGAAAAAGTAGCGGCTATCTTCTGTTGTTCTTTTACACTTGGTAGCCAGATAGCAGAACTGAGAAAGCCTTCCTTTGAAATTCGTTTCAGAGTCGTGCTAGTGCCAGTCCTTTCTAATGCAAGCGTTTTATAACTGGCGAGCATCCAGTTAAGAAAGAAGCCTGCGCTTTCTTGATTTTTAAAAGTCAGTGCAGGAATATCAGCCGAAGAAACAAATCCATTCAGTTTCTCTGGCACCAATCCGAAGGCACCATTCAACAAATCAATTTTAGAAAAAATAAATTGGCCCGTCTCGCGCTTGAAATAATTTGTGCCGCCAGTTAGCGCTGCGGCCCTATCATTTTCACAACGCCTAGGCCATGCAGTCGAACAGTGATAATTCTTTCATTGTCGAACAAACCACCTTTTTCTGCTTTATTCCCTGAGTCAAATAGGTCTTTTATTTGCTTCTCTTCCCACTCTCCTGCCTCCCGGAACTCCGGAAAGCGCAGTTTCGGCACCGCCGTATTTGTTGTCTCGTTACTCATAGGTTGTCGTTATCGGCCGGCAGTTAGCGGGTTAGAATTTCGTGCAGGCGGGCTTGCAACAGCTTTTTATCGGGCAGCTGCAAGGTGTATTGGGCAATGAGGGCGGGCGAAAGGTTGCGTGAAAGAGCGTACTCCACCAGCTCCTCGTCCTGGTCGCGGCACAGCAGCACCCCGATGCTGGGGTTCTCGTGGGGCTTTCTCACGTCGCGGTCAAGGGCTTCGAGGTAAAAGCCCAGCTGGCCCAGGTGTTCGGGCATAAACCGGCCAATCTTCAGCTCAAAAGCCACCAGTGCCGCTAGGCCCGGTGGAAGAACAGCAGGTCGATGTAAAAATCCTGGTTGCCTACCTGCAGCCGGTATTCCTCGCCCACAAAGATAAAGTCGCTGCCCAGCTCTAGGATAAAAGCTTTCATGTGCCGGAGCAGCGCTTTTTGCAGGTCGGCCTCGCTGTGCGCTTCGGGCAAGCCCAGAAACTCCAGCACGTAGCTGTCTTTAAACGCCTGGCCAGCAGTGGGGTGTAATTCTCTCAACACCGTTGAGAGTTTTGCCTCCCTAGCCGGCTGCGCTCAAACAAGCTCGCCGAAATCTGGCGGTCAAGCTCCCGGAAGCCGTATTTTTTCTCCCGGGCCAGGTGCAGGTAGAACGCTCGCTCGTCCGGGGTCTTGCACCGCGAAAAAATGGCCAGATTGTGCGACCAAGGCAGCTCCCGCACCAGCCGAACGAGGGCAGTGTCGGCCGCGTAGGTTTCGTAGAACTGCTTCATGCGCCACAGGTTTTTGTCGCTGAAGCCCTTTAGCTCCGGCGCGTGCCGGGCAATGTGGCGGGCCAGCTCAGCCACCACACCCTTGCCCCACGCCTCGCGCTGCACCTTCTGGCTGATAACCTGGCCTACCGACCAGTATAAGTCAATCAGCGCGGTATTCGCCTGCGCGAAGACGGCCTGCCGCGTCTGCCGGATGCGGCCCAGTAGCTCCTCAAACGCCGGCTGGTTATCGGTCGTCAGCTTACTCATATACTGCCAGCCCGGAAATTTCGCGGCCCTGAGCCAGTTTCTTCAACAGGGGAATGAGTTCGGTCATCAGCTCGCCTTCCTTGGCGGCGCGGGTTTTCCAGCCCAGGCCCAGCGGGGCCAGCAGGTCGCCCAGCGCCTCGCCATCGAAAATCATGCGCCGCAGAATGCCGTCCACGAAAGCCGTGAGGGCCTCCGGTGCCAGCCCGTGGCGGGCGGCAATAGTGGCCTGCTCAGCGGCGGTTTTCTGCTGCTTGAAGGCCTGGAAGCCCTCGCGGATTTCGGCCTCGCTGAAACCGCGGTTGGTGGGCAGGCCGGCAAAGTAGTCGGTCAGGTCGTCGGCCTCGTCCATGAGGTTGGCGCTGGAGCCCAGCAGGGCAATAATCTGCTCGCGGGTGAGCTTCTGCTTCTGCGGAGCCTGCCCGGTGCTGGCCGCCATCAGGCCCATGATGTAATCGTAGTCAATCACAGCCGAAGCGAAGAGCACGAACTCAAAGTCGAGCTGGTCCACCGCCGGATTGTCGGTGCCGCCTTTGCCCTGCTGGTCGCGCAGGCGCTTGGCCGTTTCCAGATATTGGCTGCGAAAGGCGCGCAGGTCGTCGGTGGGCAGCAGGGTTTCGAGCTGCTGCTGCTCGGGCGCGCCCAGGTCGGTGTACTGGTCGAGCTGGGTGCGCAACCGCTGCACTTCCTTGAACTTCTCCACGAACTGGCCCCGGGCGGCGTCGCCCTTCAGGTTGGCTACGTCCTGGGGGGCAGCGGTGAGGCCCTGGGCCTGCATAAAGGTTTCCAACTGCTGCACGGCGGCCTCGTAGCGTTTCAGCACCACGGGCGCGGGGTCCACCAGCCAGATTTCCTTAGCGCGGCTCTTATCCACGCCGGAAAACAGAGCAATGGCCGCGTCAACGGCCGGCTGCTGCTGCCGGAAGTCGAGCACGTTTCCGTAGGGCTTGGTATCGTTGAGCACGCGGTTGGTGCGCGAAAACGCCTGAATCAGGCCGTGGTGCCGCAGATTCTTATCCACGTACAGCGTGTTGAGGTACTTCGAGTCGAAGCCGGTGAGCAGCATATCCACCACAATGGTGAGGTCGATGCGTTTCGGGCGCGGGTAGTCGGCCACCGGCCACTTCTGGTCTTTGATGCGCTGCTGCACATCCTGGTAGTACCTATCGAACTCGCCGATGGTGTGGCTGGTGCTGTACTGGGCGTTATAGTCGGCAATAATGGTTTTGAGGGCCGCCTTCTTGCCTTCGGGGTCTTCCTGGTTGTCTTGCTTTTCCTGTTGCAGGTCTTCCTGCAGCTGCCGCACGTCGGGGTTGCCCTCGGCGGGGGCGAAAACACGCAGGCCACGTTCAGGGGCAGGAAATCGGGGTCGGCTTCCAGCCGGCGCTGCTGCGCTTCCCGGAAGAGGCGGTAGTAAGCAATGGCGTCGTTGATGCTCTGCGTAGCCAGCACCGCATTGAAGCGGCGGTGGTGGGTGGCGGCATCGTGCTTGTGCAAAATGGCTTCTACCACGGCCGCCTGCGCGGGGGCCGCTCCGGACCGGGCCGGCGTCTTGCCATCGGGCTTGAAGTAGTCGACGTGAAAGCGCAGCACGTTCTTGTCTTCAATGGCGTGGGTGATGGTGTAGGCGTGCAGGCGCTTCTGGAAAATGTCTTCCGTGGTCTTGAAAGACCCTTCCTGCCCGTCTACCTGAGTGTAGGTGGCGTTTTCCTCGAAAATGGGCGTGCCCGTGAAGCCAAAAAGCTGGGCCTTCGGGAAAAACTCCTTGATGGCCTGGTGGTTTTCGCCGAACTGCGAGCGGTGGCACTCATCGAAGATGAAGACCACGCGCTTATCGCGCAGCGGTTGCAACTGCCCCTTGTAGTCCTGGCGGTGGCTGGGGTCGAGGGCAATACCGAGCTTCTGGATAGTGGTCACGATGACCTTGTCGGCGTAGTCGGGAGAGAGCAGCCGGCGAACCAGGGCCCCGGTGTTGGTATTCTCCTCCACGCAGCCTTCCTGAAACCGGTTGAACTCCTCACGGGTCTGACGGTCCAGGTCTTTACGGTCCACCACAAAGAGGCATTTCTCGATGTCGGGGTTGTCCTTGAGCAGCGTCGAGGCCTTGAAGGACGTGAGCGTCTTGCCGCTGCCGGTGGTGTGCCAGATGTAGCCGTTGCCCCGGTTCTGGTGAATGCAGTCGACAATAGCCTTCACCGCGTAAATCTGGTAGGGGCGCATCACCAGTAGCCGCTGCTCGCTTTCCACCAGCACCATGTAGCGGCTGATGGTTTCGGCCAGCGTACACTTGGCCAGAAAAGTAGAGGCGAAGTCATGCAGGCCGCTGATGTTCCGATTGTCGATGTCCGCGTACTGGTACACGGGCAGGAACTGCTCGTCGGCCGAAAAGCTGAAGTGCTGGGCGCGGTTGTTGGCGAAATAGAAGGTAGTGGACCGGTTGGAGACGATGAACAGCTGAATGAAGCACAGCAGCGTATTGGTGTAGCCGTTGCCGGGGTCGGCCTTGTAGTCCACAATTTGCTGCATGGCGCGGCGCGGCGTCACTTCCAGCGTCTTCAGTTCCAGCTGCACCATCGGCAGGCCGTTGATGAGCAGGATGACATCGTAGCGGTGGTGGCTGCTGGCGGTGCTGATGCGTAGCTGGTTCACCACCTCAAAATCGTTCTTGCACCACTCCTTGATGTTGACGAGGGTATAATTCAGCGGCGTCCCGTCTTCCCGGATAAAGGTGTTCTTGCCCCGCAGCGTTTTGGAGGCCAGGAACACGTCGGGATTCACAATTTCATCCCGTAGGCGGCTGAACTCTGCATCAGAGAGCTGCACACAGTTCAGGGCCTCAAACTTTTGGCGAAAGTTGGCTTCCAACGCATCTTTGGTGCGGATATCGGGCCGGTGAATGTATTTCAGCCGGGTTAGCTCCCCGATAAAGCCGTATTCTATCTGCGCTTCGTTGACCATGGAGTATAGTTGCTGTTTGCCGGGGCTTGACACCGGCTTTTTTATCCGTAAAACTACCTAGCTGAAATTGGACTCGGAAGTGCCCCTCAGAACTGATTTCCCGCTTCCGCAGCCTAATGGCGCAATATCGTCAGAATAGCCGATGCGGCTGGGCCCTTTCAGTAGCACGAAGCATTGAGGTTGTCTTTTCTTTCAAAAAGCCGAATCTTTGCCTTGCCAAAAAAGTATCCGCCACATCGGCTTTGCCGGTGCTGTTTGGTTGGTACCGTATAATTCCTCGGTCATATGCTTCAACTTGCTGTTTGACCGGAAGCCCACCCTGTTGAGGGTGGGCTTTTTTGCTTGGTGCTCTACTCCAAGATGTTCCGGCACTCAAGAAACAACTGCAAAATCCGCTTTATTCCCCCCTGCTATCTTTGCCATCATGTTAGCACTGCCCCGGACTATATGACGTTTAATGATGATTCCGCCGAACGATTTGAGGCTGATTTCCCCTCGTTCGACGCCTCGTTTGCCGTAACGTATGAGGACGCACTACGCCTGGTGCGGGGGTATCTGCGCACCTACGAGCCGGCGGCCCTGCACAAGCTACTGGACCGCTGCGCAGACCTGAATCTGGCCGTTGATGCACA
Coding sequences within:
- a CDS encoding DUF1016 domain-containing protein; this translates as MRELHPTAGQAFKDSYVLEFLGLPEAHSEADLQKALLRHMKAFILELGSDFIFVGEEYRLQVGNQDFYIDLLFFHRA
- a CDS encoding AAA family ATPase — protein: MTFPTLAELATHFRATLANKKYILLYAYNGTGKTRLSVAFKDAGKTADAADTLYFNAFTEDLFSWHNDLENDTERRLLLNTESRFFNGLRELEMDNRIRPLLQRYADFDFTIDYEAGFVQFHRDIRVADATERADFIKVSRGEENIFVWCFFLAVAQLAVDAEEGSAYSWVKYLYIDDPISSLDDNNAIAVASHLAQLLKRPGNTIKTVISSHHSLFFNVMHNELGNAVKYFLSKNTADGTYAVQDTTDTPFFHHVSLIRDLYQAATAPDGKLYTYHFNILRGVLEKRLASTGSAIFRPASGKPPTTWTATSTPASSTFSATAIIRCLSPGKCCRKTKNISGASSLIS
- a CDS encoding DUF1016 N-terminal domain-containing protein, whose amino-acid sequence is MSKLTTDNQPAFEELLGRIRQTRQAVFAQANTALIDLYWSVGQVISQKVQREAWGKGVVAELARHIARHAPELKGFSDKNLWRMKQFYETYAADTALVRLVRELPWSHNLAIFSRCKTPDERAFYLHLAREKKYGFRELDRQISASLFERSRLGRQNSQRC
- a CDS encoding type I restriction-modification system subunit M → MSTQNQQQQLGKTLWNIADQLRGAMNADDFRDYMLSFLFLRYLSDNYETAAKKELGTDYPDTPADVLKTLGAFTPLEIWYGENRADVPAFEQLMRRRVHYVIEPQHLWSHIAELARTHSTDLLDTLEKGFKFIETQSFDSTFQGLFSEINLNSEKLGRTYAERNAKLCNIIQKIAEGIGGFSTDADTLGDAYEYLIGQFASGSGKKAGEFYTPQPISTILSDIVVLDGQNPAAGKRAKLERVLDITCGSGSLLLNVRKHMGPHGIGKIYGQELNITTYNLARMNMLLHGVKDTEFEIHHGDSLKNDWDVLNEMNPAKKMEFDAIVANPPFSYRWEPAESLGEDFRFKGYGLAPKSAADFAFLLHGFHFLSQEGTMAIILPHGVLFRGGAEERIRTKLLKDGHIDTVIGLPANLFFSTGIPVCILVLKKCKKPNDVLFINASEQYEKGKRQNFLRQGDIDKIVATYRDRTKEDRYSRPVPMAEIEQNGYNLNISRYVSTATSAETIDLQAVHDTLVAIEEKAADAANRHNQFLQELGLPLI
- a CDS encoding DUF1016 domain-containing protein is translated as MAFELKIGRFMPEHLGQLGFYLEALDRDVRKPHENPSIGVLLCRDQDEELVEYALSRNLSPALIAQYTLQLPDKKLLQARLHEILTR
- a CDS encoding restriction endonuclease subunit S, coding for MLNGAFGLVPEKLNGFVSSADIPALTFKNQESAGFFLNWMLASYKTLALERTGTSTTLKRISKEGFLSSAIWLPSVKEQQKIAATFSSLDDLITAQNAKLAALQAHKRGLMQALFPAEGETVPKLRFSEFQDAGEWEEKKFGQLGNLVSGLTYSPKDVRENGLLVLRSSNVQNGKIALDDCVYVTPTVKGANLSKPNDILICVRNGSKALIGKNALIPDGMPLCTHGAFMTVFRSPNPAFVFQLLQSDSYNKQVSEDLGATINSINGNQLLKYIFYVPELEEQKKIAECLSALDDSITAQSQKIEALKLHKKGLMQRLFPALLEAAV